One window of Candidatus Tokpelaia hoelldoblerii genomic DNA carries:
- a CDS encoding Hypothetical protein (bhsal05180): MKTGFIRCAATVLFTLTALGGAHADDIATGDTLAKIRQNGAITLGVRESSGLAYTLGNGKYVGFHTEMAERIIDDLSKKLGKPLKITYLPITSANRIALVKKGIFDFECGSTTNNRARAQEAAFANTTYIEEVRIAVRKDSGIQSIADLNGKTVATTTGTTSVQLLRQNRNAKSIKFNEIRGKDHVDSFMLLESGRADAFVMDGSILAANIAKSRQPADFIILDEVLSVEPIACMARLGDEKFLAAINEGIERQIRDGSLEQLYNKWFMQPIPPTSTVINLPLSASTRSAWNAPNNKPMEDYPQNRH; this comes from the coding sequence ATGAAAACAGGCTTTATCCGCTGTGCGGCGACGGTTCTTTTCACCCTGACAGCACTTGGCGGCGCCCATGCTGACGACATAGCAACAGGCGATACGCTGGCAAAAATCCGGCAAAACGGCGCTATTACCCTTGGAGTGCGTGAATCATCCGGCCTCGCCTATACACTGGGCAATGGCAAATATGTCGGCTTCCATACAGAAATGGCGGAACGAATCATTGATGATCTGTCGAAGAAACTCGGCAAACCACTGAAAATCACCTATCTGCCGATTACCTCGGCCAATCGGATTGCGCTGGTTAAAAAAGGCATTTTTGATTTTGAATGCGGTTCAACCACCAACAACCGGGCGCGGGCGCAGGAAGCCGCCTTTGCCAACACCACCTACATTGAAGAAGTGCGCATTGCTGTGCGAAAAGATTCCGGCATTCAGTCTATTGCTGATCTCAACGGCAAAACCGTAGCGACAACCACCGGTACAACATCTGTGCAGCTTTTACGCCAGAACCGGAACGCAAAAAGCATAAAGTTTAATGAGATCCGCGGCAAAGACCATGTGGACAGCTTTATGCTGCTGGAATCAGGCCGGGCAGATGCCTTTGTCATGGATGGTTCTATCCTTGCCGCCAATATCGCCAAATCGCGCCAGCCTGCCGACTTTATCATTCTGGACGAGGTGCTGTCAGTCGAGCCTATCGCCTGCATGGCCCGGCTGGGGGATGAAAAATTCCTCGCCGCTATCAATGAAGGCATTGAGCGGCAGATCAGGGACGGCTCGCTGGAACAGTTGTATAATAAATGGTTCATGCAGCCGATTCCACCCACCAGCACGGTTATCAACCTGCCGCTGTCAGCATCCACCCGCAGCGCCTGGAATGCACCGAACAACAAGCCGATGGAAGATTATCCACAAAACCGGCATTGA
- a CDS encoding Exodeoxyribonuclease III (bhsal05190), producing MKIATWNIAGIKARLDTLLAWLEQEKPDIACLQEVKSVDEKFPREAIEALGYHVETHGQKGFNGVALLSRRSPDEVACGLPGDDNSDEQARFIEGVYSTAKGIIRVASLYLPNGNPVDSDKYPYKLSWMKRLHDFAQERLQLEEPFVLAGDYNVIASPQDARNPKQWEEDALFLPQTRAAFRQVLNLGFTDAIRAVSNEADYTFWDFQGGAWAKNNGIRIDHLLLSPEAADRLVTAHVQKEVRGWEKPSDHVPVWIELNC from the coding sequence ATGAAAATAGCCACATGGAATATAGCCGGCATCAAGGCGCGGCTTGACACGCTGCTGGCATGGCTTGAACAGGAAAAGCCCGATATCGCCTGCCTGCAGGAGGTCAAGTCGGTTGATGAAAAATTTCCCCGTGAAGCCATCGAAGCGCTTGGATACCATGTGGAAACCCATGGCCAGAAGGGGTTTAACGGCGTGGCGCTGCTTTCGCGCCGCTCACCGGATGAGGTGGCATGCGGTCTGCCCGGGGATGACAACAGCGACGAACAGGCGCGCTTTATTGAAGGGGTCTATTCCACCGCGAAGGGAATCATCCGTGTCGCCTCACTTTACCTGCCCAACGGCAACCCGGTAGATAGCGATAAATACCCCTATAAATTGTCATGGATGAAACGCCTTCATGATTTTGCCCAGGAACGGCTGCAACTGGAAGAGCCATTTGTCCTGGCCGGTGATTATAATGTCATCGCCAGCCCGCAGGATGCCCGCAATCCAAAGCAATGGGAGGAGGACGCACTGTTCCTGCCGCAGACAAGGGCGGCTTTCCGGCAGGTTCTCAACCTTGGCTTCACAGACGCTATCCGCGCAGTCAGCAATGAGGCGGACTACACCTTCTGGGATTTTCAGGGTGGGGCATGGGCAAAGAACAACGGCATCCGCATTGATCATCTGCTGCTTTCGCCGGAGGCTGCCGACCGGCTGGTGACCGCCCATGTGCAAAAAGAAGTGCGCGGCTGGGAAAAACCGTCCGACCATGTGCCTGTCTGGATAGAACTTAACTGCTGA
- the rpsL gene encoding 30S ribosomal protein S12 (bhsal05200), translating to MPTVNQLIRKPRTAPVKRNKVPALQANPQKRGVCTRVYTTTPKKPNSALRKVAKVRLTNGFEVIGYIPGEGHNLQEHSVVMIRGGRVKDLPGVRYHIIRGVLDTQGVKNRKQRRSKYGAKRPK from the coding sequence ATGCCTACCGTAAACCAGTTAATTCGCAAGCCGCGCACTGCGCCGGTAAAGCGCAACAAGGTTCCTGCCCTGCAGGCAAATCCGCAAAAACGTGGCGTTTGCACCCGCGTTTATACGACGACGCCGAAAAAGCCGAACTCGGCTTTGCGTAAGGTTGCCAAGGTGCGCCTGACCAACGGTTTTGAAGTCATTGGCTATATTCCGGGTGAGGGGCATAACCTTCAGGAGCACTCTGTTGTGATGATCCGCGGCGGTCGTGTCAAGGATTTGCCGGGTGTGCGTTATCACATCATTCGTGGCGTGCTTGATACCCAGGGTGTCAAAAACCGTAAGCAGCGCCGTTCCAAATATGGCGCCAAGCGTCCGAAATAA
- the rpsG gene encoding 30S ribosomal protein S7 (bhsal05210), giving the protein MSRRHRAEKREINPDPKFGDLVITKFMNAIMLDGKKSVAERIVYGALDSVEGKAKSDPVALFHQALENVSPHVEVRSRRVGGATYQVPVDVRPDRRQALAIRWLINAARGRNETTMIDRLSGELMDAANNRGSAVKKREDTHRMAEANRAFSHYRW; this is encoded by the coding sequence ATGTCCCGTCGCCATAGAGCTGAAAAACGTGAGATTAATCCGGATCCAAAGTTTGGTGATCTGGTTATTACCAAATTTATGAATGCCATCATGCTTGATGGTAAAAAGTCTGTTGCCGAGCGTATTGTTTACGGTGCGCTGGATTCTGTTGAGGGCAAGGCGAAGAGCGATCCGGTTGCGCTGTTCCATCAGGCGCTGGAGAATGTCTCTCCGCATGTGGAAGTTCGTTCCCGCCGTGTGGGCGGGGCGACCTATCAGGTTCCGGTTGATGTTCGCCCGGATCGTCGTCAGGCGCTGGCAATCCGGTGGTTGATCAATGCGGCCCGTGGCCGTAACGAGACAACGATGATTGACCGTCTTTCCGGTGAGTTGATGGATGCTGCCAATAATCGTGGTTCTGCGGTTAAGAAGCGTGAAGACACGCACCGCATGGCTGAAGCTAACCGTGCGTTCTCGCATTATCGCTGGTAA
- the fusA gene encoding Elongation factor G (bhsal05220) — protein MAREYKIEDYRNFGIMAHIDAGKTTTTERILFYTGKNHKIGETHDGASTMDWMEQEQERGITITSAATTTFWEGQDGKRRRFNIIDTPGHVDFTIEVERSLRVLDGAIALLDANAGVEPQTETVWRQAEKYRVPRMVFVNKMDKIGADFYRSVEMIGSRLGAKALVVQLPIGAENEFEGVVDLIEMKALRWDGSIGSDTQVGDIPADMQDKAAEYREKLVEMAVEVDEAAMEAYLEGKEPGNDELRKLIRTGTINVEFHPILCGTAFKNKGVQPLLDAVVDYLPAPMEVPAIKGIDVKTGEETTRESSDDAPFSMLAFKIMNDPFVGSLTFCRIYSGKLQKGTSLENTVKGKRERIGRMLQMHSNSREDIEEAFAGDIVALAGLKETTTGDTLCDPLKPVILERMEFPDPVIEIAIEPKTKADQEKMGIALNRLAAEDPSFRVKSDEESGQTIIAGMGELHLDIIVDRMKREFKVEANIGQPQVAYRETITKVAEIDYTHKKQSGGSGQFARVKIIFEPHEGDDFIFESKIVGGAVPREYIPGVQKGIESVMGSGPLAGFPMLGVKATLIDGAYHDVDSSVLAFEIAARAAFREGAQKAGAQLLEPIMKVEVVTPEDYMGDVIGDLNSRRGQISGTENRGIAQVVNAMVPLANMFGYVNSLRSMSQGRAQYTMQFDHYEPVPAAVAQEIQKKYA, from the coding sequence ATGGCTCGCGAATATAAAATCGAAGATTACCGCAATTTTGGTATCATGGCGCATATTGATGCCGGCAAGACGACGACAACTGAGCGTATCCTGTTCTACACCGGTAAGAATCACAAAATCGGTGAAACCCATGATGGTGCTTCCACCATGGACTGGATGGAGCAGGAGCAGGAGCGTGGTATCACGATTACCTCTGCTGCAACCACAACCTTCTGGGAAGGCCAGGATGGCAAGCGTCGCCGTTTCAACATCATTGATACGCCCGGACACGTGGATTTCACCATTGAAGTTGAGCGTTCGCTGCGTGTGCTTGATGGCGCGATCGCGCTTCTTGATGCCAATGCCGGTGTTGAACCGCAGACGGAAACTGTCTGGCGACAGGCTGAGAAGTACCGCGTTCCGCGCATGGTTTTCGTCAACAAGATGGATAAAATCGGCGCTGATTTCTACCGCAGTGTAGAAATGATCGGTTCCCGTCTTGGCGCCAAGGCGCTGGTTGTCCAGCTGCCGATCGGTGCGGAAAACGAGTTTGAGGGCGTTGTTGACCTCATTGAAATGAAGGCGTTGCGCTGGGATGGCAGTATCGGTTCTGACACGCAGGTTGGTGATATTCCGGCTGATATGCAGGATAAAGCTGCTGAATACCGTGAGAAGCTGGTTGAAATGGCTGTTGAAGTTGATGAAGCTGCCATGGAAGCCTACCTTGAGGGTAAAGAGCCGGGCAATGACGAGCTGCGCAAGCTTATCCGCACGGGCACAATTAATGTTGAGTTTCATCCGATTCTGTGTGGTACGGCTTTCAAGAACAAGGGTGTGCAGCCGCTTCTTGATGCTGTTGTTGATTATCTGCCGGCACCGATGGAAGTTCCGGCCATTAAGGGCATTGATGTTAAAACCGGTGAGGAAACAACCCGCGAATCATCTGATGATGCGCCGTTCTCCATGCTGGCTTTCAAGATCATGAATGATCCGTTTGTCGGTTCGCTGACATTCTGCCGCATTTACTCCGGCAAGCTGCAGAAGGGGACTTCGCTTGAAAATACCGTCAAGGGCAAGCGTGAGCGTATCGGCCGCATGTTGCAGATGCACTCCAATTCCCGTGAGGATATTGAAGAGGCTTTTGCCGGTGATATCGTTGCTCTGGCTGGTCTGAAGGAAACGACAACCGGTGATACACTCTGCGATCCGCTGAAGCCGGTTATCCTTGAGCGCATGGAATTTCCCGATCCGGTTATTGAAATCGCGATTGAGCCGAAAACCAAGGCTGATCAGGAAAAAATGGGTATTGCCCTCAATCGCCTTGCTGCGGAAGATCCGTCTTTCCGTGTCAAGTCGGACGAGGAATCCGGTCAGACGATCATTGCCGGTATGGGTGAATTGCATCTCGACATTATCGTTGACCGCATGAAGCGTGAATTCAAGGTTGAAGCCAATATCGGCCAGCCGCAGGTTGCTTATCGTGAAACGATTACCAAGGTTGCTGAAATTGACTATACCCATAAGAAGCAGTCTGGTGGTTCGGGCCAGTTTGCCCGTGTCAAGATTATCTTTGAGCCGCATGAAGGTGATGACTTCATCTTTGAATCAAAGATTGTCGGCGGTGCTGTGCCGCGTGAATATATTCCGGGTGTGCAGAAGGGTATTGAGAGCGTCATGGGTTCCGGCCCGTTGGCAGGCTTCCCGATGCTGGGTGTCAAGGCAACCCTGATCGATGGTGCCTACCACGATGTGGATTCTTCTGTTCTGGCCTTTGAAATTGCAGCGCGTGCTGCCTTCCGTGAAGGTGCGCAGAAGGCTGGCGCCCAGTTGCTGGAGCCTATCATGAAGGTTGAGGTGGTGACGCCGGAAGACTACATGGGTGATGTTATCGGCGATTTGAATTCTCGCCGTGGCCAGATTTCCGGGACGGAAAACCGTGGTATTGCGCAGGTCGTCAATGCAATGGTGCCGCTGGCCAACATGTTCGGCTATGTGAATTCGCTGCGTTCAATGAGTCAGGGCCGCGCCCAGTACACGATGCAGTTTGATCATTATGAGCCTGTGCCGGCAGCTGTCGCGCAGGAAATTCAGAAGAAATATGCGTGA
- the tuf1 gene encoding Elongation factor Tu (bhsal05230) yields MAKSKFERTKPHVNIGTIGHVDHGKTTLTAAITKYFGEFRDYSQIDAAPEEKERGITISTSHVEYETDNRHYAHVDCPGHADYVKNMITGAAQMDGAILVVNAADGPMPQTREHILLARQVGVPAIVVFLNKVDQVNDEELLELVELEVRELLSKYDFPGDDIPIVKGSALAALEGRDKDIGEDAIRLLMSEVDGYIPTPQRPVDQPFLMPIEDVFSISGRGTVVTGRVERGIVKVGEEIEIVGIRPTSKSTVTGVEMFRKLLDQGQAGDNIGALLRGVDREGVERGQVLAKPGSVTPHTKFKAEAYILTKEEGGRHTPFFTNYRPQFYFRTTDVTGIVTLPEGTEMVMPGDNIAMDVALIVPIAMEEKLRFAIREGGRTVGAGIVSKIIE; encoded by the coding sequence ATGGCGAAGAGCAAATTTGAACGAACGAAGCCTCACGTTAATATAGGCACGATAGGTCACGTTGACCATGGCAAGACGACGCTTACTGCGGCAATTACGAAGTATTTCGGAGAATTCCGTGATTACAGCCAGATTGACGCTGCGCCTGAGGAAAAGGAACGTGGTATCACGATTTCGACGTCGCATGTTGAGTATGAGACGGATAACCGGCACTACGCCCACGTTGACTGCCCTGGCCACGCTGACTATGTGAAGAACATGATCACGGGTGCTGCGCAGATGGATGGAGCTATTCTTGTTGTGAATGCAGCTGATGGTCCGATGCCGCAGACGCGGGAGCATATTCTGCTTGCCCGTCAGGTTGGTGTTCCGGCGATTGTTGTTTTCCTGAACAAGGTTGATCAGGTGAATGATGAAGAGCTTCTTGAGCTTGTTGAGCTTGAGGTGCGTGAGCTTCTGTCGAAATATGATTTTCCTGGTGATGATATTCCGATTGTGAAGGGTTCTGCGCTTGCTGCTCTTGAGGGTCGTGACAAGGACATCGGCGAAGATGCGATCCGCCTGCTGATGAGCGAGGTTGATGGTTACATCCCTACGCCTCAGCGTCCTGTTGACCAGCCTTTCCTGATGCCGATTGAGGATGTTTTCTCTATTTCGGGGCGTGGTACGGTTGTTACTGGCCGTGTTGAGCGGGGTATTGTTAAGGTTGGCGAGGAGATCGAGATTGTTGGTATTCGTCCGACGTCGAAATCGACTGTTACGGGCGTTGAAATGTTCCGCAAGCTTCTTGACCAGGGTCAGGCCGGTGATAACATCGGTGCGCTGCTTCGCGGTGTTGACCGTGAGGGTGTTGAGCGTGGCCAGGTTCTGGCGAAGCCCGGTTCAGTTACGCCGCACACGAAGTTCAAGGCTGAGGCTTATATCCTTACGAAGGAAGAGGGTGGGCGTCATACGCCGTTCTTCACGAACTACCGTCCTCAGTTTTACTTCCGTACGACGGACGTCACTGGTATTGTGACGTTGCCTGAAGGGACTGAGATGGTTATGCCTGGTGATAACATTGCAATGGATGTTGCCTTGATTGTGCCGATTGCGATGGAAGAGAAGCTTCGCTTTGCTATTCGTGAGGGCGGCCGTACAGTCGGTGCAGGTATCGTATCTAAAATTATCGAGTAA
- the rpsJ gene encoding 30S ribosomal protein S10 (bhsal05240) has product MNGQNIRIRLKAFDHRILDASTREIVSTAKRTGANVRGPIPLPTRIEKFTVNRSPHIDKKSREQFEMRTHKRLLDIVDPTPQTVDALMKLDLSAGVDVEIKL; this is encoded by the coding sequence ATGAACGGTCAGAACATCCGCATTCGCCTCAAGGCGTTTGATCATCGGATCCTTGATGCGTCGACACGGGAAATCGTTTCGACAGCCAAGCGTACCGGCGCCAATGTCCGTGGACCGATTCCGTTACCGACACGGATCGAGAAATTCACAGTCAACAGGTCGCCGCATATTGACAAGAAAAGCCGCGAACAGTTCGAGATGCGCACCCATAAGCGCCTTCTTGATATTGTTGATCCAACCCCGCAGACCGTTGATGCGCTGATGAAGCTTGATCTTTCTGCCGGTGTTGATGTTGAGATCAAGCTTTAA
- the rplC gene encoding 50S ribosomal protein L3 (bhsal05250), whose protein sequence is MRSGVIAQKLGMTRIYNDAGEHVPVTVLRLENCQVVAQRTVEKNGYTAVQLGVGLAKVKNTTKPLRGHFAKASVEPKAKMAEFRVSPENLLDVGAEITAGHFVAGQKVDVTGTSVGKGFAGVMKRHNFGGHRASHGNSITHRAHGSTGQRQDPGKVFKGKKMAGHMGDVRVTTQNIEVVSTDLDRGLILVRGAVPGSKGAWILVRDAVKSALPENAPKPAALRAVAEAKVETAAPEAETPAVEGAE, encoded by the coding sequence ATGCGTTCAGGTGTAATTGCACAAAAGCTGGGTATGACCCGCATCTATAATGATGCCGGTGAGCATGTGCCTGTTACAGTGCTCCGTTTGGAGAATTGTCAGGTTGTTGCCCAGCGCACAGTTGAAAAAAATGGTTATACGGCTGTTCAGCTTGGTGTTGGCCTTGCCAAGGTTAAAAACACCACAAAGCCGTTGCGTGGTCATTTCGCCAAGGCTTCTGTTGAGCCGAAAGCGAAAATGGCAGAATTTCGCGTATCGCCGGAAAATCTGCTTGATGTCGGTGCGGAAATCACCGCCGGGCATTTTGTTGCAGGCCAGAAGGTTGATGTGACCGGGACAAGCGTTGGTAAAGGTTTTGCCGGTGTTATGAAGCGTCATAACTTTGGTGGTCACCGTGCTTCCCACGGTAACTCGATCACCCACCGCGCCCATGGTTCGACCGGTCAGCGTCAGGATCCGGGCAAGGTGTTCAAAGGCAAGAAGATGGCCGGTCACATGGGCGATGTCCGCGTGACAACCCAGAATATTGAAGTTGTCTCAACGGATCTGGATCGTGGCCTTATTCTGGTTCGCGGTGCGGTTCCAGGCTCAAAGGGTGCCTGGATTCTTGTCCGTGATGCAGTGAAAAGCGCGCTTCCTGAAAATGCGCCAAAGCCAGCGGCTTTGCGTGCGGTAGCAGAAGCGAAAGTAGAAACGGCTGCCCCGGAAGCGGAAACGCCGGCAGTTGAGGGAGCCGAATGA
- the rplD gene encoding 50S ribosomal protein L4 (bhsal05260), translating into MMDLVIKTLEGKESGKLTVSKEIFGLAPREDLLQRVVRWQLARRQQGTHQTQTRADVSRTGAKMYKQKGTGRARHSSARAPQFRGGGKAHGPVFRSHAHDLPKKVRALGLRHALSAKVKAKDLIIVDDLQIKEGKTRELIKRFEKLGFGNALLIGGKEIDVNFSRAASNIPNVDVLPVQGINVYDILRRGKLVLSKAAVEALEERFK; encoded by the coding sequence ATGATGGATCTCGTAATTAAAACACTTGAAGGCAAGGAAAGCGGCAAGCTCACTGTTTCGAAAGAAATCTTTGGTCTGGCCCCGCGTGAAGACCTGTTGCAGCGCGTTGTTCGCTGGCAGCTTGCCCGTCGCCAGCAGGGAACGCATCAGACGCAGACACGTGCTGATGTTTCCCGTACCGGTGCCAAGATGTACAAGCAGAAGGGAACGGGCCGTGCCCGTCACTCGTCCGCCCGTGCACCGCAGTTCCGTGGTGGTGGCAAGGCACATGGCCCGGTTTTCCGCAGCCATGCTCATGACCTGCCGAAAAAGGTTCGCGCTCTTGGCCTTCGCCATGCGCTTTCAGCCAAGGTCAAGGCGAAAGATCTGATTATTGTAGATGATTTGCAGATCAAGGAAGGCAAGACCAGGGAACTGATCAAGCGCTTTGAAAAGCTGGGTTTTGGCAATGCGCTTCTGATCGGCGGCAAGGAAATTGATGTCAATTTCAGCCGTGCGGCATCCAACATTCCCAATGTCGATGTGCTGCCGGTTCAGGGCATCAATGTTTATGACATTCTGCGCCGTGGCAAGCTTGTGCTTTCCAAAGCGGCGGTAGAAGCCCTTGAGGAGCGGTTCAAATGA
- the rplW gene encoding 50S ribosomal protein L23 (bhsal05270), which produces MTIDLRHYDVIVSPVITEKSTMVSENNQVMFNVAPKATKPEIKAAVEALFGVKVKAVNTLVRKGKEKRFKGIVGRQNDVKKAVVTLAEGQSIDVSTGL; this is translated from the coding sequence ATGACGATAGATCTTCGCCATTATGACGTAATTGTCAGTCCGGTGATTACCGAGAAGTCGACTATGGTTTCTGAAAACAACCAGGTCATGTTCAATGTTGCGCCGAAGGCGACAAAACCTGAAATCAAAGCTGCCGTTGAAGCGCTGTTCGGCGTTAAGGTGAAAGCGGTCAATACCCTTGTTCGCAAGGGCAAGGAAAAGCGTTTCAAAGGGATTGTTGGTCGGCAGAATGATGTCAAAAAAGCGGTCGTTACGCTGGCTGAAGGCCAGTCTATCGATGTTTCGACCGGTCTTTGA
- the rplB gene encoding 50S ribosomal protein L2 (bhsal05280), translating into MALKHFNPTTPGQRQLVIVDRSGLYKGKPVKSLTQGLTSKGGRNNTGRVTVRFQGGGHKRSYRFIDFKRVKHDVSAKVERLEYDPNRTAFIALIRYEDGELSYILAPQRLAVGDSVIAGANVDVKPGNAMPLNSMPVGTIIHNVEMKPGKGGQIARSAGTYAQLVGRDQGMAILRLNSGEQRLVHGACYATVGAVSNPDHGNINDGKAGRSRWRGKRPHVRGVAMNPVDHPHGGGEGRTSGGRHPVSPWGKPTKGKRTRSNKATDKFIMRSRHQRKK; encoded by the coding sequence ATGGCACTTAAGCATTTTAATCCAACCACGCCGGGTCAACGCCAGCTTGTTATCGTTGACAGGTCCGGCCTTTACAAGGGAAAGCCCGTCAAATCCTTGACGCAGGGGCTGACCTCAAAGGGTGGCCGTAACAATACCGGTCGTGTTACAGTTCGCTTTCAGGGCGGCGGTCACAAGCGCAGCTATCGTTTTATCGATTTCAAGCGCGTAAAACATGATGTTTCAGCCAAGGTTGAACGTCTGGAATACGATCCGAACCGTACGGCTTTCATTGCGCTCATCCGCTATGAAGATGGTGAGCTGAGCTACATTCTGGCACCGCAGCGCCTCGCCGTTGGCGACAGTGTTATTGCGGGCGCGAATGTTGATGTGAAGCCCGGCAACGCAATGCCGCTGAACAGCATGCCGGTTGGCACCATCATCCACAATGTGGAGATGAAGCCCGGCAAGGGTGGCCAGATTGCCCGCTCAGCCGGCACTTATGCCCAGCTGGTCGGCCGTGATCAGGGTATGGCGATTTTGCGGTTGAATTCGGGTGAACAACGCCTTGTTCATGGCGCCTGCTATGCGACAGTGGGGGCGGTTTCCAATCCCGATCACGGCAACATCAACGATGGTAAAGCCGGCCGTTCCCGCTGGCGTGGCAAGCGTCCGCACGTTCGCGGCGTTGCCATGAACCCTGTTGATCACCCGCATGGCGGTGGTGAAGGGCGCACATCTGGCGGACGCCATCCGGTTTCCCCATGGGGCAAGCCCACAAAGGGCAAGCGGACACGTTCTAACAAAGCGACGGATAAGTTCATCATGCGCTCCCGTCATCAGCGCAAGAAATAA
- the rpsS gene encoding 30S ribosomal protein S19 (bhsal05290) translates to MARSVWKGPFVDGYLLKKAEKVRESGRNEVIKMWSRRSTILPQFVGLTFGVYNGNKHVPVSVNEEMVGHKFGEFAPTRTYYGHGADKKAKRK, encoded by the coding sequence GTGGCTCGTTCAGTTTGGAAAGGACCGTTTGTTGATGGCTATCTTCTCAAGAAAGCTGAGAAGGTACGCGAGAGCGGTCGTAATGAAGTTATCAAGATGTGGAGCCGCCGCTCCACGATTCTGCCGCAGTTTGTCGGCCTGACCTTCGGCGTTTATAACGGAAACAAGCACGTGCCTGTTTCGGTTAACGAAGAAATGGTTGGACATAAATTTGGCGAATTCGCTCCGACCCGTACCTATTATGGTCATGGCGCGGACAAGAAAGCGAAGAGGAAGTAA
- the rplV gene encoding 50S ribosomal protein L22 (bhsal05300), which yields MGKAKAARQLKENEAKAVTRTIRVSPQKLNLVAAMIRGKKVNSALADLTFSRKRIAVTVRKTLESAIANAENNHDLDVDSLIVAEAHVGKSIVMKRFHVRGRGRASRIEKPFSHLTIVVREVTAKGEAA from the coding sequence ATGGGCAAGGCTAAGGCTGCGCGCCAGCTAAAAGAAAACGAGGCAAAGGCTGTTACCCGTACAATCCGGGTCAGTCCCCAGAAACTTAATCTGGTTGCTGCCATGATCCGCGGGAAAAAGGTCAATTCTGCCTTGGCTGATCTGACTTTTTCGCGCAAGCGGATTGCAGTGACTGTCAGAAAAACGCTGGAATCAGCGATTGCCAATGCGGAAAACAACCATGATCTGGATGTTGATTCCCTTATTGTTGCGGAAGCGCACGTTGGCAAATCAATTGTGATGAAGCGTTTTCATGTTCGCGGTCGCGGTCGCGCCAGCCGGATTGAAAAGCCGTTCTCGCATCTTACCATCGTTGTCCGTGAAGTGACAGCTAAAGGGGAGGCCGCATAA
- the rpsC gene encoding 30S ribosomal protein S3 (bhsal05310), giving the protein MGQKINPVGLRLGINRTWNSRWYADTGEYGRLLHEDLKIRSYLMEELKQAGIAKIVIERPHKKCRVTIHSARPGLIIGKKGADIERYRRKLADMTKSDVSLNIVEVRKPETDATLIAQSIAQQLERRVAFRRAMKRAVQSAIRLGAEGIRINCSGRLGGAEIARMEWYREGRVPLHTLRADVDYGTSEAETAYGICGVKVWVFKGEILEHDPMASERRATEGDNQGSSSNRRRENA; this is encoded by the coding sequence ATGGGTCAGAAGATTAATCCGGTCGGGCTTCGTCTCGGCATCAACCGCACCTGGAACTCCCGCTGGTATGCTGATACTGGTGAGTATGGCAGACTGCTGCATGAGGATCTGAAAATCCGCAGCTATCTGATGGAAGAGCTCAAGCAGGCCGGTATTGCCAAGATTGTTATCGAGCGTCCGCACAAGAAATGCCGTGTTACCATTCATTCAGCCCGTCCGGGTCTGATTATCGGTAAAAAAGGCGCTGATATTGAACGTTACCGCCGCAAACTGGCGGATATGACCAAGTCGGATGTATCGCTGAATATTGTTGAAGTGCGCAAGCCGGAAACGGACGCGACGTTGATTGCGCAGTCCATTGCCCAGCAGCTGGAGCGCCGTGTGGCATTCCGCCGTGCAATGAAACGTGCGGTTCAGTCGGCTATCCGTCTCGGAGCGGAAGGTATCCGTATCAACTGTTCAGGCCGTCTTGGCGGCGCGGAAATTGCCCGTATGGAATGGTATCGTGAGGGTCGAGTACCGCTGCACACTTTGCGTGCGGATGTCGATTATGGTACATCAGAGGCTGAAACAGCGTATGGTATCTGCGGTGTGAAGGTCTGGGTGTTCAAGGGCGAGATCCTTGAGCATGACCCGATGGCTTCCGAACGCCGTGCTACAGAAGGCGATAATCAGGGTTCTTCATCGAACCGCCGCCGCGAAAACGCTTGA